In Mucilaginibacter celer, one DNA window encodes the following:
- a CDS encoding GlxA family transcriptional regulator produces MKHVSILIPNEAVLASIVDARTIFTGANDFLQSMGREPVFEVQMIGLAWDTKVHNGMFSVHSDLLLSDLHRTDIIIIPAISGDLENAVKVNQEFVPWIINQYNNGAEVASLCIGSFILASTGLLNGRECSSHWITAEKFRAMFPEVTLVDGRIVTEQQGLYSSGGATSYWSLLLLLIEKYAGREIAIMAAKIYALEIDRKSQSPFAMFTGQKKHEDDPIKQAQEYIENNVTEKISVEDLSSRYAIGRRHFERRFKKATNNTPVEYIQRVKIEAAKKQLETSPKNINEVMWEVGYTDAKAFRTVFKKITGLSPIDYRNKYNKEAAVV; encoded by the coding sequence ATGAAACACGTAAGCATCCTTATCCCCAACGAAGCTGTTTTGGCAAGCATTGTTGACGCCCGCACCATATTTACCGGCGCTAACGATTTTTTACAATCGATGGGTAGGGAGCCGGTTTTTGAGGTGCAGATGATTGGCCTTGCCTGGGATACCAAGGTACACAACGGCATGTTCTCGGTACACTCGGATTTGTTGCTGAGCGATCTGCACCGGACTGATATCATCATCATCCCCGCCATTAGCGGCGACCTTGAAAATGCGGTTAAAGTGAACCAGGAGTTTGTACCATGGATCATCAATCAATATAACAACGGCGCCGAAGTGGCCAGTTTGTGCATCGGTTCGTTCATATTGGCTTCAACCGGCCTGTTAAATGGAAGGGAATGCTCAAGTCACTGGATCACCGCCGAAAAGTTCAGGGCGATGTTTCCCGAAGTTACCCTCGTTGACGGGCGGATTGTTACCGAGCAGCAGGGTCTTTACTCGAGCGGAGGAGCTACCTCCTACTGGAGTTTGCTGTTATTACTGATTGAAAAATATGCCGGCCGGGAAATAGCCATTATGGCCGCCAAAATTTATGCTTTGGAAATAGACCGCAAAAGTCAATCGCCTTTTGCCATGTTCACCGGCCAAAAGAAACACGAAGACGACCCGATAAAACAGGCGCAGGAATACATTGAAAATAATGTTACCGAGAAGATCTCGGTTGAAGACCTGTCGTCAAGATACGCCATAGGCAGGAGGCATTTTGAGCGCAGGTTTAAAAAAGCCACCAACAATACCCCGGTCGAATATATTCAGCGGGTAAAGATCGAGGCGGCAAAAAAACAACTGGAAACCTCGCCAAAAAACATTAATGAAGTAATGTGGGAGGTTGGTTATACCGATGCCAAGGCTTTCCGCACGGTGTTTAAAAAGATAACGGGCTTATCGCCTATTGATTACCGGAATAAGTATAATAAAGAGGCGGCGGTTGTCTGA
- a CDS encoding TonB-dependent receptor: protein MNKLSSLLLLFTFLISASLGIAQVKNKPASFTQTIRGIIVDKGAKQTLPGVMVKVTSIEPGRAAATDANGIFHITQVPVGRQVVEATYAGYNKVVLTDILVITGKETELNIELEPANTQLNEVVVSATSNKRPINSMAMASGRSFSPEETNRYAGALFDPARMAQGFAGVVAGGDNNEIIVRGNSPKSLQWRLEGIEIVSPNHFNNEGSAGGGVSMLNSTVIGTSDFYTGALAAEYNNATAGVFDLRFRKGNTDKREYAFTAGVLGFGATMEGPFKKGGNASYLLSYRYSTLGLLNAVGVKVSDSGVPQYQDLSFNIVLPTKSAGTFSLFGVGGAGSDNKNADRDTAKWDERIDAWDLKYSYHSGSAGLKHIYIANNRLNFSNIISVSQSRLSTKVDTLTSKFEPSLFQNNHYDNGAVRYAGIVNYRTGNNNNIRAGLNAGFLTYNLYDLEYQRDDKTLKELLNQKGNASTFDGFIQNKHEFGETLSLNTGVHVNYFNLSKTWSYEPRAGINWRVTPDQELSLAGGIYSRLEPLSFYFAKSATSNAAVSSKLSPTKSAQLVAGYEKLFSNHLKFKTEAYYQHLYDVPVSSDLTDNFSVLNVSDNTAISGDDYRSLVNKGTGKNYGVEVSVERSLNKGYYFMITSSVFNSKYKALSGQEFNTTFNTQYVTNLVAGKEWATGDNHKNLFGLNGKIIYAGGRKYTPILVDETFKRDEQIIDQSKTNTLTADPYIRVDFSASYRINSKKVSHFLLLDIQNLLNRRNNTGLFYNTSKRIIEKNKWIGIFPTINYRIEI from the coding sequence ATGAATAAATTATCTTCCTTATTGCTTCTCTTTACTTTTCTGATATCAGCATCCCTCGGCATAGCGCAGGTTAAAAACAAACCTGCATCATTTACCCAAACCATCAGGGGTATTATTGTTGATAAAGGCGCCAAACAAACCTTGCCCGGTGTTATGGTTAAAGTAACCTCGATTGAGCCCGGCAGGGCAGCGGCTACCGATGCTAACGGTATTTTTCATATTACGCAGGTGCCGGTTGGCCGCCAGGTGGTTGAAGCCACTTATGCAGGTTATAACAAAGTGGTATTGACAGATATATTGGTGATCACCGGTAAAGAAACCGAACTAAATATCGAACTTGAACCCGCCAATACCCAGCTTAACGAAGTTGTGGTAAGCGCTACATCAAATAAGCGCCCGATTAATTCGATGGCGATGGCCAGCGGCAGATCGTTCTCGCCCGAGGAGACCAACAGGTACGCGGGTGCACTTTTCGATCCGGCGCGGATGGCGCAGGGTTTTGCAGGTGTGGTTGCCGGTGGCGATAATAATGAAATCATCGTACGCGGCAACTCGCCCAAAAGTTTGCAATGGCGTTTGGAGGGCATCGAGATTGTGAGCCCTAACCATTTTAATAACGAAGGTTCGGCAGGTGGCGGGGTGAGTATGCTCAATTCCACTGTTATTGGTACTTCTGATTTTTATACGGGTGCTTTAGCCGCCGAATACAACAATGCCACGGCAGGTGTTTTTGATCTCCGTTTCAGAAAAGGCAATACCGATAAACGCGAATATGCTTTCACCGCCGGCGTACTTGGTTTTGGAGCAACCATGGAAGGGCCGTTTAAAAAAGGCGGCAATGCTTCCTACCTGCTTAGCTATCGCTATTCAACGCTGGGTTTGTTAAACGCGGTAGGTGTAAAAGTATCCGATTCGGGCGTGCCCCAATACCAGGATCTTTCATTTAATATCGTTTTACCTACTAAAAGTGCCGGTACATTCTCGCTGTTCGGCGTTGGCGGCGCAGGCAGCGATAACAAAAATGCAGATCGCGATACCGCCAAATGGGACGAGCGTATTGATGCCTGGGATTTGAAGTACAGCTATCACTCGGGCAGCGCCGGCTTAAAGCACATTTATATTGCCAATAACAGGCTCAACTTCAGCAATATTATCTCGGTATCACAAAGCCGGCTTTCTACAAAGGTGGATACACTAACCAGCAAGTTTGAGCCGAGCCTGTTTCAAAATAATCATTATGATAATGGTGCGGTACGCTATGCGGGTATAGTTAACTATCGCACAGGCAATAACAACAACATCCGCGCGGGCCTTAATGCAGGTTTCCTAACTTATAACCTGTACGATTTGGAATACCAGCGCGATGATAAAACGCTAAAAGAATTGCTGAACCAAAAAGGCAATGCATCCACCTTTGATGGCTTTATCCAAAACAAACACGAGTTTGGCGAAACGCTGAGCCTGAATACAGGTGTTCACGTTAACTACTTTAACCTGAGCAAAACCTGGAGCTATGAGCCAAGGGCAGGCATCAACTGGCGTGTAACTCCCGATCAGGAGCTGTCATTAGCTGGTGGCATCTACAGCCGATTGGAACCTCTATCGTTTTACTTTGCAAAAAGCGCCACATCAAACGCGGCGGTAAGCAGCAAACTATCGCCAACCAAATCGGCGCAGTTGGTGGCTGGCTATGAAAAACTGTTTTCCAATCACCTGAAATTTAAAACAGAGGCCTATTATCAGCATTTATATGATGTGCCGGTATCATCCGATCTAACCGATAATTTCTCGGTGCTGAATGTATCGGATAATACAGCTATCAGCGGGGATGATTATCGTTCATTGGTAAACAAAGGTACCGGCAAAAACTATGGCGTGGAGGTATCGGTGGAGCGCTCACTGAATAAAGGCTATTATTTTATGATCACCTCGTCGGTATTCAACTCAAAGTACAAAGCGTTGAGCGGACAGGAGTTTAATACCACTTTCAATACCCAATACGTAACCAATTTGGTGGCAGGTAAGGAATGGGCTACCGGCGATAATCATAAAAACCTTTTCGGCCTTAACGGAAAGATCATTTATGCAGGCGGCCGCAAATACACGCCAATTTTGGTTGATGAAACTTTTAAGCGCGATGAGCAGATCATCGATCAATCCAAAACCAACACATTAACGGCCGATCCCTATATTCGTGTCGATTTTTCGGCCAGTTATCGCATCAACAGTAAAAAGGTATCGCATTTTTTGCTGCTCGATATTCAAAACCTGTTAAACAGGCGCAACAATACCGGTTTGTTTTACAACACCAGCAAGCGGATCATCGAAAAAAATAAATGGATAGGGATTTTCCCAACCATCAATTACCGCATAGAGATTTAA
- a CDS encoding carboxypeptidase-like regulatory domain-containing protein translates to MEKRLNILFYIFLVLAGCLLITDALAQDNLNRVVALNVKQKKIADVLTVIGEKGKFYFSYSNDVIKTDSVVSVTTSGQTIRNLLNEFFHGKVDYKEAQGYIILRPTPYRLSLVPDSAINPANVYYISGHVLDDNTGAPLENASVYDKGTLASTLTDAGGYFKLKVKADGVLTLTVSKEMYKDTSINFLSNVNVSIKPRNYYYSEGATSTKTERSWLGRMFVSSGQKIQNLNLGGFVSKVPVQTSFLPGLGSHGLMSGQVINNFSLNLLGGYNGGVDGVELGGLFNLNKQDVQYMQAAGLFNVVGGNSEGVQLAGINNNDLKSMKGLQAAGVFNMVKDTLTGVQIAGIFNHAGGYVNAFQAAGIYNYDKKDSKGFMIAGLANVTGGTSKGVQVAGIINKAHVIKGFSFAMVNVADTLDGYAIGLVNISKNGYAKILVYSDEITTANLAFKTGNAKLYSVISGGVNFTDQHTFYSYGFGVGHDFIFNDRYSLSAEGSTHILLAKGWKNQNQVNRLSALFNFKAGSKFGFFAGPSFNVYTNYSDHAGDSDIRQIIKNKPGLIDWGNRTKGWIGWTAGISLL, encoded by the coding sequence ATGGAAAAGAGATTAAACATACTATTCTATATATTCCTGGTGCTGGCAGGCTGCCTGCTCATCACCGATGCCCTTGCGCAAGACAACCTGAACCGGGTAGTGGCGCTTAATGTAAAGCAAAAAAAGATAGCCGATGTACTTACCGTTATCGGCGAAAAAGGGAAATTTTATTTTTCGTACAGTAATGATGTGATCAAAACTGATAGCGTGGTGAGCGTCACCACATCGGGCCAGACCATCAGGAATTTGCTTAATGAGTTTTTTCACGGCAAGGTTGATTATAAAGAGGCGCAGGGTTACATTATCCTGAGGCCAACGCCGTATCGTTTATCCCTGGTTCCCGATAGTGCCATTAATCCCGCCAATGTATATTACATCAGCGGGCATGTGCTTGATGATAACACAGGCGCACCGCTCGAAAATGCCAGCGTATATGATAAAGGTACGCTGGCCTCCACACTTACAGATGCAGGCGGCTATTTTAAACTAAAAGTAAAGGCCGACGGAGTACTTACGCTTACCGTAAGTAAGGAGATGTATAAAGATACCAGCATCAACTTTTTAAGTAATGTAAATGTATCCATCAAACCCCGCAATTATTACTACAGCGAAGGTGCCACATCAACCAAAACCGAACGCAGCTGGCTGGGCCGCATGTTTGTATCCTCGGGTCAAAAAATCCAGAACCTTAACCTTGGCGGCTTTGTATCTAAAGTACCGGTGCAAACTTCCTTTTTACCCGGTTTAGGTAGTCATGGACTGATGAGCGGGCAGGTGATTAACAATTTTTCATTGAATTTATTGGGCGGATATAACGGCGGGGTAGATGGTGTTGAGTTGGGTGGTTTGTTTAACCTCAACAAACAGGATGTTCAATATATGCAAGCCGCCGGTTTATTCAACGTGGTTGGCGGCAACAGCGAGGGAGTGCAGTTGGCAGGTATCAATAATAATGATTTAAAAAGCATGAAGGGATTGCAGGCCGCGGGTGTTTTTAATATGGTGAAAGATACCTTAACAGGCGTACAGATAGCCGGAATTTTTAACCACGCAGGCGGCTATGTTAATGCTTTCCAGGCGGCGGGGATTTATAATTATGATAAAAAGGATAGCAAAGGCTTTATGATTGCCGGACTGGCCAACGTAACAGGCGGAACATCAAAAGGGGTACAGGTTGCCGGCATAATTAACAAAGCTCACGTTATAAAAGGTTTCTCGTTCGCGATGGTAAATGTTGCCGATACGCTTGATGGTTATGCCATTGGCCTGGTTAATATTTCAAAAAACGGCTATGCCAAAATATTGGTTTACAGCGATGAGATAACCACGGCCAACCTTGCTTTTAAAACAGGTAATGCTAAATTATATTCGGTTATTTCGGGCGGTGTTAATTTTACTGATCAGCATACGTTTTACAGTTACGGCTTTGGCGTGGGGCACGATTTTATTTTTAATGATCGATACTCGCTCTCGGCAGAGGGTTCAACGCACATACTGTTAGCCAAAGGGTGGAAAAATCAAAACCAGGTAAACAGGCTTAGTGCCTTGTTCAATTTTAAAGCCGGATCAAAATTTGGCTTTTTTGCCGGGCCATCGTTTAATGTGTATACCAATTATAGCGATCATGCCGGGGACAGCGATATCCGGCAGATCATCAAAAATAAGCCCGGTTTAATTGACTGGGGTAACCGCACCAAAGGCTGGATAGGCTGGACTGCAGGGATCAGCTTGTTGTAA
- a CDS encoding RNA polymerase sigma-70 factor, with protein MDLNNEQLIPLLLSGDEATFEGVYKHFIRPLHVYAISILRDEDTAKGMVQNVFLKLWERRERLQFSGSIKAYLYGAVYNECLNNLRHQKVKVDHQQHVWYMTKDNADESTGMELLDLKEKLQQAMNELPEKCRTVFQLSRFEDLKYQEIADELGISIKTVENQMGKALKTLRLKLVDYLPLLIWFISRALNI; from the coding sequence GTGGATTTAAATAACGAACAATTAATTCCCCTGCTGCTCTCGGGCGATGAGGCAACGTTTGAAGGGGTTTACAAACACTTCATCAGGCCGCTGCACGTGTACGCCATCTCTATTTTAAGGGATGAGGATACGGCTAAGGGCATGGTGCAGAATGTGTTTCTGAAATTATGGGAACGCCGGGAGCGGCTGCAGTTTTCGGGCTCTATCAAAGCCTACCTGTACGGCGCTGTATATAATGAATGCCTTAACAACCTCAGGCATCAAAAAGTAAAGGTTGATCATCAGCAACATGTATGGTATATGACGAAGGATAACGCGGACGAAAGCACAGGCATGGAACTGCTTGATTTAAAGGAGAAACTACAGCAGGCCATGAATGAGTTGCCCGAAAAATGCCGCACGGTTTTCCAGCTAAGCAGGTTTGAGGACCTGAAATACCAGGAAATTGCCGACGAGCTGGGCATCTCGATAAAAACAGTCGAAAATCAGATGGGTAAGGCCCTTAAAACGCTACGGCTTAAACTGGTTGATTACCTGCCGTTATTGATATGGTTTATTAGCAGGGCTTTAAATATTTAA
- a CDS encoding dihydrofolate reductase family protein — translation MRKLIVSVNITLDGFVADTGGGLDWHLQSWSNEQAYALAEILSRADTILLGRKTYQAMAAYWPWQAKNVNFPREDIAYAEMMNNHRKVVLSTTMQNASWHNSVLINSDVKRTLSNLKKQPGEDILTYGSISTVKKLAAFNLVDEYQLWVHPVSLGQGLPFFKTPKDDSGLKPVSSKIFESGVVLMVYRHI, via the coding sequence ATGCGCAAACTCATAGTATCTGTAAACATTACGCTGGATGGCTTTGTAGCCGACACCGGCGGCGGGCTCGACTGGCACCTCCAAAGCTGGAGCAATGAACAGGCTTATGCGCTCGCCGAAATATTGAGCCGTGCAGATACCATATTATTAGGTCGAAAAACCTACCAGGCCATGGCCGCCTACTGGCCCTGGCAGGCAAAAAACGTAAATTTTCCGCGCGAGGATATTGCCTATGCCGAAATGATGAACAACCACCGCAAGGTGGTGCTTTCAACAACTATGCAAAATGCATCGTGGCATAATTCGGTATTGATAAACAGCGATGTAAAACGCACGTTAAGCAATTTGAAAAAGCAACCCGGCGAGGATATTCTTACTTATGGCAGCATAAGTACGGTAAAAAAGCTGGCCGCTTTTAACCTGGTTGATGAATACCAGTTGTGGGTGCATCCGGTGAGCTTAGGGCAGGGGTTACCGTTTTTTAAGACACCCAAGGATGATTCAGGGCTTAAGCCGGTATCAAGCAAAATATTTGAATCGGGGGTGGTGCTGATGGTTTACAGGCATATTTAA
- a CDS encoding carboxylesterase/lipase family protein, protein MKRNSTILLLLFACVLSSTALAQNAEPVVAGSDIAVTNTGSGKVKGYIHNGIFTFKGIPYAKADRFMAPEKPTPWTDVRSSKTYGPVCPTDPTLTVNDEFEFAFQHDLGYQNEHCQSLNVWTQKLNDGKKRPVMVWLHGGGFTAGSSIELPSYDGESLAKKGDVVLVSVNHRLNILGFLDLSAYGDKYKGSANAGLLDLKLALQWVHENIAQFGGDPDNVTIFGQSGGGGKVTSLMNAPSVKGLFKNAIVESGSYITNFNEKPVTQKVAAALLDELHLQPAQVDSLQKIPYDILNEAGKKAMRKVAADLRKEGKGINGWGPALDGDFLPYQPSDPMAKELSKNVPLLVGTTKNEFAAFMPANKNQTMDDLKASLQKRYGDKTDAFMAAVKTAYPTVSTPGGYTDIEFNFRTLAIKQANEKAVSGAAPVYMYLFTWQSPVNGGMYKAMHCMDIAFQFNNIARCQEMTGGGKEAYALADKISSAWINFARTGNPNTPSLPKWSAYTAENGATMILDNQCVLKNHPDDELLKIVASATPKP, encoded by the coding sequence ATGAAAAGAAACAGTACTATCTTGTTGCTTTTATTTGCTTGTGTTTTGTCATCCACGGCACTCGCCCAAAATGCCGAACCCGTTGTGGCGGGTAGCGATATCGCAGTAACCAATACCGGCAGCGGTAAGGTAAAAGGCTACATCCATAATGGCATTTTTACATTTAAAGGTATCCCCTACGCCAAAGCCGACCGCTTTATGGCCCCCGAAAAACCAACACCCTGGACAGATGTACGCAGCTCAAAAACCTACGGCCCCGTTTGCCCTACCGACCCAACGCTTACGGTAAACGATGAATTTGAATTTGCCTTTCAGCACGACCTGGGTTACCAGAACGAACATTGCCAATCCCTAAACGTATGGACACAAAAACTGAACGATGGCAAAAAACGCCCGGTGATGGTATGGCTGCACGGCGGCGGCTTTACAGCCGGCTCCTCAATCGAGCTGCCATCATATGATGGTGAAAGCCTTGCAAAAAAGGGCGATGTGGTTTTGGTATCGGTTAATCACCGCTTAAATATCCTCGGCTTTCTGGATCTTTCGGCGTATGGAGATAAATACAAAGGCTCGGCCAATGCCGGTTTGCTTGACCTGAAACTGGCTTTACAGTGGGTACACGAAAACATAGCCCAGTTTGGCGGCGATCCGGATAATGTGACCATCTTCGGCCAATCTGGCGGGGGCGGCAAGGTTACCAGCCTCATGAATGCGCCATCGGTAAAAGGGCTGTTTAAAAACGCTATTGTTGAAAGCGGCAGCTACATCACCAATTTTAATGAAAAACCGGTTACCCAAAAAGTTGCTGCGGCTTTGCTGGATGAACTTCACCTGCAACCAGCACAGGTTGATTCGCTGCAGAAAATACCCTATGATATTTTAAACGAAGCAGGCAAAAAAGCCATGCGCAAAGTAGCTGCCGACCTGCGCAAGGAAGGTAAAGGCATAAACGGCTGGGGACCTGCTTTAGATGGAGATTTTCTTCCCTATCAGCCATCTGATCCTATGGCTAAGGAACTTTCTAAAAACGTGCCTTTGTTAGTGGGCACCACCAAAAACGAATTTGCAGCATTTATGCCGGCCAATAAAAACCAAACGATGGATGATTTGAAAGCCAGCCTGCAAAAACGATACGGTGATAAAACTGATGCTTTTATGGCCGCCGTAAAAACCGCCTATCCTACGGTTTCAACACCTGGGGGGTATACCGATATCGAATTTAACTTCCGCACCTTGGCTATCAAACAGGCTAACGAAAAAGCGGTTAGCGGTGCGGCACCTGTTTATATGTACCTGTTTACCTGGCAATCGCCTGTAAATGGCGGCATGTATAAGGCTATGCATTGTATGGATATTGCTTTCCAGTTTAATAACATTGCGCGCTGCCAGGAAATGACAGGCGGTGGCAAGGAAGCTTATGCGCTGGCCGATAAAATCAGCAGCGCCTGGATCAATTTTGCCAGAACAGGTAATCCCAACACCCCATCGTTACCTAAATGGTCTGCTTACACTGCCGAAAACGGGGCAACGATGATACTGGATAACCAATGCGTACTTAAAAATCATCCGGACGATGAGTTATTGAAAATTGTTGCATCGGCTACACCGAAGCCATAA
- a CDS encoding FecR family protein — translation MDELLTKYMLNETTPVENETISRWLEQSEDNRRYFNHFKLIWDTARNLKTESKLDPETSWAEFKQLAANVKPGATVRSISQPKRWLRVAAVWLAIFGCAALIYTLNKPGKPNILTLQSNNAVKKITLPDSSVVTLNKTSQLVYPDRFAGNTREINLKGEAFFDVAHDKSKPFMIHVNSVTVRVVGTSFNIKSAGDSTEVIVETGIVQVIQQEVEVRLKPREKVMVKSGRFKKGSTQDDLYSYYRTQKFVANNTPLWRLVEVLNEVYHANIVIDNKKLGNRVITTTFKADSLDNILKVIKDTFGVEIIRKPHLIIIK, via the coding sequence ATGGACGAATTATTAACCAAATACATGCTTAACGAAACCACGCCGGTTGAGAATGAAACCATCAGCCGCTGGCTTGAACAAAGCGAAGACAACCGCAGGTATTTTAACCATTTTAAACTGATTTGGGATACTGCGCGCAACCTTAAAACAGAAAGCAAGCTCGACCCCGAAACATCCTGGGCCGAGTTTAAGCAACTTGCCGCCAATGTTAAACCAGGGGCAACAGTGCGATCAATCAGCCAACCTAAACGCTGGTTGAGGGTAGCGGCTGTTTGGCTTGCCATTTTTGGTTGCGCCGCACTGATCTATACATTAAATAAACCCGGCAAGCCCAATATATTAACGCTGCAAAGTAATAACGCGGTGAAGAAGATCACCCTGCCGGATAGCTCGGTAGTAACGCTGAACAAAACCTCGCAGCTTGTTTACCCCGATAGGTTTGCCGGCAACACCCGCGAGATTAATTTAAAGGGCGAGGCCTTTTTTGATGTAGCGCACGATAAAAGCAAGCCTTTCATGATTCATGTAAACAGCGTAACCGTAAGGGTTGTAGGCACATCGTTCAACATAAAAAGCGCGGGCGATAGTACCGAGGTTATTGTGGAGACAGGCATAGTGCAGGTGATACAGCAGGAGGTAGAGGTGCGCCTGAAACCAAGGGAGAAGGTGATGGTAAAATCGGGCAGGTTTAAAAAAGGGAGTACTCAGGATGATTTGTACAGCTATTACCGCACGCAAAAGTTTGTGGCCAACAATACCCCGCTATGGCGATTGGTTGAGGTGTTGAACGAGGTTTATCACGCAAACATTGTTATCGATAATAAAAAACTGGGTAACCGTGTCATCACTACAACATTTAAAGCGGATTCGCTTGATAATATCCTCAAGGTTATTAAAGATACGTTCGGCGTAGAGATCATCCGGAAACCGCATCTCATCATAATAAAATAA
- a CDS encoding DoxX family protein: MKPKTTKILYWIFTILFALAMLGDAYGGITMQQAGKESLAKLGYPMYLLVIMGSAKVLGVIAILQTRYSTIKEWAYSGFTISFIGAFLSWTAVGTAETVNLIAPLVMLAVMFFTYYLWKKYEQVKDLSVTNTVLAGNAA, translated from the coding sequence ATGAAACCAAAAACAACTAAAATCCTGTACTGGATCTTCACTATTTTATTTGCGCTGGCTATGCTTGGCGATGCCTATGGCGGTATAACCATGCAACAGGCCGGTAAAGAATCGCTGGCTAAATTAGGTTACCCGATGTACCTGCTGGTAATTATGGGTTCGGCAAAAGTTTTGGGCGTTATTGCCATTTTGCAAACCAGGTACAGCACCATTAAAGAATGGGCTTATTCAGGTTTTACCATTAGCTTCATCGGTGCATTTTTATCGTGGACTGCCGTTGGCACTGCCGAAACAGTTAATCTTATTGCGCCCCTTGTAATGCTTGCTGTGATGTTTTTTACCTATTACCTATGGAAAAAATACGAGCAGGTGAAAGATTTGTCGGTTACCAATACGGTACTTGCCGGCAATGCTGCGTAG
- a CDS encoding RidA family protein yields the protein MKKLLHLVLLMISSACFAQQGGKDLEFLNPPTVGKPFGYSHAVVVDLGKYKMVIMSGQVGLDQDGKLAGNGDLSSQTEQVFTNIKNIVEAAGGTMNDLVELNYYLMDASQVKLVRSIRDKFVNTKQPPASTLVQVSKLFRDDILIEIKAVAMIGKK from the coding sequence ATGAAAAAGCTCCTGCATCTTGTTTTGTTAATGATTTCATCTGCCTGTTTTGCCCAGCAAGGCGGTAAGGATCTTGAATTTTTAAACCCGCCAACGGTTGGTAAACCATTCGGCTATTCGCATGCAGTGGTGGTTGATCTGGGTAAATACAAAATGGTCATCATGTCGGGCCAGGTAGGTTTGGATCAGGACGGCAAACTGGCCGGCAACGGCGACCTGAGCAGCCAAACCGAACAGGTGTTTACCAATATCAAAAATATTGTAGAAGCCGCCGGAGGCACCATGAACGATCTGGTAGAGCTGAATTATTACCTGATGGATGCGTCGCAGGTAAAACTGGTGCGCAGCATAAGGGATAAATTTGTCAATACCAAACAACCACCCGCAAGCACACTGGTGCAGGTAAGCAAGCTTTTTAGGGATGATATTTTGATTGAGATTAAGGCTGTGGCGATGATTGGGAAGAAGTGA